In one window of uncultured Draconibacterium sp. DNA:
- a CDS encoding homocysteine biosynthesis protein, producing MKTIADCEDKYFGLPASNFRLLKNMSKTKSYEEINQKLKAGKAVVLTAEEVAEMAKEMSPEEIVEKVDVVTTATFGAMCSSGAIINFGHANPPIRMEKIRLNGVPCYEGLAAVDSYIGATACNPENPEYGGAHVIQDLLEGKDVVLEAWGKGTDCYPRKHIKTKININTINEFTLFNPRNAYQNYNVAVNTTSSIKYTYMGSLLPNLRNATYSTSGELSPLLNDPELKTIGLGTRIFLGGTQGFVVWPGTQFHTTKPKNELGVPVTNAATIAVMGNLKEMSPEYIQAASYEKYGVSMFVGIGIPIPVLNADIAKRVSINNSQIETSVLDYGTVGTPKLGQVTYEELQSGTIKVKGKKIRTAPVASLKKARKIADDLKKWLQNGEFEVTKPVQMFPSNTSLNGLKETEVDND from the coding sequence TTGAAGACAATAGCCGATTGCGAAGATAAGTACTTCGGTCTTCCGGCTTCGAACTTCCGACTTTTAAAAAATATGTCGAAAACAAAATCGTACGAAGAAATTAACCAAAAACTAAAGGCTGGAAAAGCAGTAGTTTTAACCGCCGAAGAAGTTGCGGAAATGGCGAAAGAAATGTCGCCCGAAGAAATAGTTGAAAAAGTAGATGTAGTAACCACAGCAACCTTTGGCGCCATGTGTTCGTCGGGAGCGATAATAAATTTTGGCCATGCCAATCCGCCAATCCGAATGGAAAAAATACGTTTGAACGGCGTTCCTTGTTACGAAGGGCTGGCTGCCGTTGATTCATACATTGGCGCAACCGCCTGCAATCCCGAAAATCCGGAATACGGCGGGGCACACGTTATTCAGGATCTGCTGGAAGGAAAAGATGTGGTTTTGGAAGCCTGGGGAAAAGGCACTGATTGCTATCCGCGGAAGCATATTAAAACCAAAATCAATATTAACACCATAAACGAGTTTACACTTTTTAATCCACGAAATGCGTATCAGAATTATAATGTTGCGGTAAATACCACTTCCTCTATAAAATATACCTACATGGGTAGTTTGCTTCCCAATTTACGCAATGCCACCTATTCCACGTCGGGTGAATTAAGTCCGTTACTGAACGATCCTGAGCTTAAAACAATCGGGCTCGGTACACGTATATTTTTAGGAGGTACACAAGGATTTGTGGTTTGGCCGGGAACGCAGTTTCACACCACAAAACCCAAAAACGAGCTGGGTGTTCCGGTTACCAATGCCGCCACCATTGCGGTAATGGGCAACCTGAAAGAAATGTCACCCGAGTATATTCAGGCCGCTTCATACGAAAAATATGGTGTGAGTATGTTTGTGGGAATTGGAATTCCAATCCCGGTGTTGAATGCTGATATTGCCAAACGCGTATCGATTAACAACAGCCAGATTGAGACTTCGGTACTTGATTACGGGACGGTTGGAACGCCCAAGTTAGGTCAGGTTACCTACGAGGAATTGCAGTCGGGAACCATTAAAGTAAAAGGCAAAAAGATAAGAACCGCACCTGTTGCCAGCTTAAAAAAAGCGCGCAAAATTGCTGATGATCTGAAGAAATGGTTACAAAACGGGGAATTCGAAGTAACCAAACCCGTGCAAATGTTCCCTTCAAATACATCGTTAAACGGATTAAAAGAAACGGAGGTTGACAATGATTAA
- a CDS encoding NIL domain-containing protein, with translation MIKKRYILNFPPQSGDKAFTYHLVKEYDIRINILKAEVYPGKCGSLLLELQGKKDNIEKGVEYIKSHKITCESLDKRIRWKEEKCIDCGNCTAVCFAGALNMDRKSWKLEFDKSKCVVCELCIPACPLNLFEIDFR, from the coding sequence ATGATTAAAAAAAGATACATACTAAATTTCCCTCCGCAAAGCGGCGACAAAGCGTTTACCTATCACCTGGTGAAAGAATACGATATCCGGATAAATATTCTGAAAGCAGAAGTCTACCCTGGAAAATGCGGTAGTCTTTTGCTTGAACTGCAAGGCAAAAAAGACAACATTGAAAAAGGCGTTGAATACATTAAAAGCCATAAAATAACCTGCGAATCGCTCGACAAACGCATTCGATGGAAAGAAGAAAAATGTATCGACTGCGGAAACTGCACCGCCGTATGTTTTGCCGGAGCTTTAAACATGGATCGTAAGTCGTGGAAACTGGAATTCGACAAAAGCAAATGTGTGGTTTGCGAATTGTGTATTCCGGCTTGCCCGCTAAATTTGTTTGAAATTGATTTTAGATAA
- a CDS encoding UPF0280 family protein encodes MKLFEERTYRSQFNTERFTSFEVKHQETDLWIGIDPASYKDEMKEVALAKMKSLRQMFDDYIEKEPFFRKSLKPFQPSDFAPEEAKEMALAAEKAGIGPMSAVAGLFAREIGDEICKNFSVKELLVENGGDIYLLLQDELVLSVFAGESILSERIGLVISAGSSNFGICTSAGTVGPSISYGKADAVVVVCEDILMADALATALGNKVKTPDHVEKVIKQAENYNEIQSLLIICEDKIGIKGDNEIRILK; translated from the coding sequence ATGAAACTTTTTGAAGAACGTACATACCGCAGTCAGTTTAATACAGAGCGTTTTACAAGTTTTGAGGTAAAACATCAGGAAACTGATCTTTGGATCGGTATCGATCCGGCTTCCTACAAAGACGAGATGAAAGAAGTGGCTTTGGCAAAAATGAAATCGCTGCGCCAAATGTTCGATGATTATATCGAAAAGGAACCGTTTTTCAGAAAAAGCCTGAAACCATTTCAGCCGTCTGATTTTGCTCCTGAGGAAGCAAAAGAAATGGCACTCGCTGCGGAGAAAGCCGGAATTGGCCCCATGTCGGCAGTGGCTGGTTTGTTCGCCCGCGAAATCGGAGATGAAATTTGTAAAAACTTTTCGGTGAAGGAGCTGTTAGTTGAAAACGGTGGCGACATCTATTTGCTTTTACAGGATGAACTGGTTTTATCGGTTTTTGCCGGCGAATCAATTCTATCTGAGCGTATCGGGCTGGTAATCTCAGCAGGGAGTAGTAACTTTGGTATTTGTACTTCTGCCGGAACCGTTGGCCCATCGATAAGTTATGGGAAAGCTGATGCGGTAGTGGTGGTTTGCGAAGATATTCTTATGGCGGATGCGCTGGCAACAGCTTTGGGAAATAAGGTAAAAACACCTGACCATGTCGAAAAAGTGATTAAACAGGCAGAAAATTATAACGAAATACAATCGTTGCTCATTATTTGCGAAGATAAAATTGGGATCAAGGGAGACAACGAAATTCGAATTCTTAAATAG
- a CDS encoding DUF559 domain-containing protein produces the protein MRILIETMSEDFSNNNYNKNLKDYARKLRNNSTLAEVILWEEVLKQKQLKGYSFLRQRPIANYIVDFFCKDLMLIIELDGTIHRFQKSKDKKREEDLKAMGYNIIRFHNQEILKNIHNVRISLELYIEEIKV, from the coding sequence ATGAGAATATTAATTGAAACCATGTCCGAAGATTTTTCAAATAATAATTACAACAAGAATCTAAAAGATTATGCCAGAAAACTTCGCAATAATTCAACACTGGCAGAAGTGATTTTATGGGAAGAAGTTTTAAAACAAAAACAACTGAAAGGATATTCGTTCTTAAGACAAAGACCAATAGCGAATTATATTGTAGATTTTTTCTGTAAAGACCTGATGTTGATAATAGAACTGGACGGAACAATTCATCGTTTTCAAAAAAGCAAGGATAAAAAGAGAGAAGAGGATTTAAAAGCAATGGGATATAATATTATACGGTTTCATAATCAGGAAATTCTAAAAAATATTCATAATGTAAGGATATCTTTGGAACTTTACATCGAGGAAATAAAAGTGTAA
- the metH gene encoding methionine synthase — translation MTTKKDIREELKTRVLVLDGAMGSLIQEYKLDEADYRGELLKDHPSDLKGNNDMLSLTRPDVISEIHEAYLEAGADIICTNTFNATSISQADYNTEGYVYKMNKASAEIARKLADEYTESNPDKPRYVAGSIGPTNKTLSLSPDVNDPGYRAISFDEVKIAYREEVEALLDGGVDLLLIETIFDTLNSKAAIFAIEEVLDEKGISIPLMVSGTITDASGRTLSGQTLEAFLNSVSHVDLLSIGLNCSLGATDLQPYIKELAGKAPFHISAHPNAGLPNQFGEYDETPEIMAGHIKQYLDNNYVNIIGGCCGTTPAHIKAFADMAAKANPHHRAEATTYTKLSGMEPVTITENTNFLNIGERCNVAGSRKFARLISEEKYEEALTIARHQVDNGAQVIDVNMDDAMLDAEKEMTTFLNLIMAEPDIARLPIMIDSSKWYVIEAGLKCLQGKAIVNSISLKEGEEVFIEQAQKIKRYGAAVIVMAFDEKGQADNTERRKEICSRAYKILTEKVGLPAQDIIFDPNVLTIGTGIEEHNNYAVSFIESVKWIKENLPLAKVSAGVSNVSFAFRGNNVVREAMHSVFLFHAIRAGLDMGIVNPGMLQIYDEIPKDFLEKIEDLVLNRRPDATEKLLVFAENLQSTSKKEVKKDEWRELPLEKRIAHSLVKGFPEFVDEDMAEAVEEYSPALDIIEGPLMDGMNVVGELFGSGKMFLPQVIKSARVMKKAVAYLLPYIEADKVKFKNSTSQKKVLMATVKGDVHDIGKNIVGVVLACNNYEIIDLGVMVPTEKILEEAIKNEVDVIGLSGLITPSLEIMVDIAKEMERRKMSIPVMIGGATTSKIHTAVKIAPEYSAPVIYVKDASLAVNVVSNLVSKNEVYINKIDAEYAQIREFQGKRKEKQYLNLKQARENKFPIDWNNTPIYKPNFTGVKHLIDFPLEELRKYIDWTFFFITWGLKGHYPQIFADEKQGEEAKKLFKEGNEFLDEIIEKKMLQANAAFGIWPAQSDGDDVVLYENESCKKELGRFYHLRQQEKKKESVANFCLADFVAPKESGKVDYCGGFATTAGIGIEKWTKQFREEHNDYKAIMVEALADRLSEAFAELLHLEIRKNYWGYAPDENLSLDQILKIKYQGIRPALGYPACPEHSEKENLFKLIDAEKIGISLTEHFAMYPNASVSGQYFVHPESRYFSLEKIGKDQIEDYAKRKNESVEFVEKFLPTNLNYK, via the coding sequence ATGACAACAAAAAAAGACATACGTGAAGAACTCAAAACCCGAGTATTGGTATTGGATGGAGCAATGGGTTCTCTTATTCAGGAATATAAACTTGACGAGGCAGATTACAGGGGCGAATTATTGAAAGATCATCCCAGCGATCTGAAAGGGAACAATGATATGTTGTCGCTAACCCGCCCCGATGTAATTTCAGAAATCCATGAGGCCTATTTAGAAGCCGGTGCCGATATTATTTGCACCAACACCTTTAATGCAACCAGCATTTCGCAGGCCGATTATAATACAGAAGGCTATGTTTATAAAATGAATAAGGCTTCGGCAGAAATCGCACGAAAACTGGCTGATGAATACACCGAAAGTAATCCAGATAAACCAAGATACGTGGCCGGATCGATTGGTCCTACCAATAAAACGCTATCGCTTTCTCCTGATGTAAATGATCCCGGTTACCGGGCTATTTCATTCGACGAAGTTAAAATAGCCTATCGCGAAGAAGTAGAAGCATTGCTCGATGGTGGTGTTGACCTGTTGCTAATTGAAACGATTTTCGATACACTAAACAGTAAGGCAGCCATTTTTGCCATTGAAGAAGTTCTTGACGAAAAAGGGATAAGCATTCCGTTGATGGTTTCCGGAACCATTACCGATGCCAGCGGCCGTACACTTTCGGGGCAAACACTGGAAGCTTTCCTAAATTCAGTTTCGCACGTTGATTTGTTAAGTATCGGATTAAATTGCTCGCTGGGAGCAACCGATCTTCAGCCATACATTAAAGAGCTGGCAGGAAAAGCACCGTTTCATATCAGTGCACACCCCAATGCAGGATTACCCAACCAGTTTGGGGAGTACGACGAAACGCCTGAAATTATGGCTGGTCACATCAAACAATACCTTGATAACAACTATGTAAATATTATTGGTGGTTGCTGCGGTACTACACCTGCTCATATTAAAGCTTTTGCCGATATGGCCGCCAAAGCAAATCCGCACCACCGGGCAGAGGCTACCACTTACACAAAACTCAGTGGGATGGAGCCGGTTACCATTACCGAGAACACCAACTTTCTTAACATTGGAGAGCGTTGTAATGTTGCCGGATCACGCAAGTTTGCGCGGCTCATTAGCGAAGAAAAATACGAGGAAGCACTTACCATCGCACGCCACCAGGTAGATAACGGTGCGCAGGTAATCGATGTAAACATGGACGATGCCATGCTCGATGCTGAAAAGGAAATGACAACATTCCTAAATCTGATTATGGCCGAACCCGATATTGCGAGGTTACCTATCATGATCGACTCATCAAAGTGGTATGTGATTGAAGCCGGGTTAAAATGTCTGCAGGGAAAAGCCATTGTAAACTCCATCAGTTTAAAAGAGGGCGAAGAAGTTTTTATCGAGCAGGCACAAAAAATTAAACGCTATGGGGCAGCGGTTATCGTTATGGCTTTTGATGAAAAGGGCCAGGCCGACAACACCGAACGCCGTAAAGAAATTTGCAGCCGAGCCTATAAAATTCTTACCGAAAAAGTTGGATTGCCTGCACAGGATATTATTTTCGATCCGAATGTGCTGACGATCGGGACCGGTATTGAAGAGCATAATAATTACGCCGTTTCATTCATTGAATCGGTAAAATGGATAAAAGAAAATCTGCCGCTGGCAAAAGTAAGTGCCGGTGTAAGTAATGTTTCGTTTGCTTTCCGCGGAAACAACGTGGTTCGCGAAGCCATGCACTCGGTGTTCCTGTTTCACGCTATTAGGGCCGGCCTGGATATGGGAATTGTAAACCCGGGAATGTTGCAGATTTACGATGAAATTCCAAAAGACTTTCTTGAAAAAATTGAAGACCTGGTATTAAACCGCCGACCGGATGCCACAGAAAAACTACTTGTGTTTGCGGAAAATCTGCAGTCGACTTCGAAGAAAGAAGTAAAAAAAGATGAATGGCGCGAGCTGCCTCTTGAGAAACGAATTGCACACTCGCTGGTAAAAGGATTTCCCGAATTTGTTGACGAAGACATGGCCGAAGCTGTTGAAGAATATTCCCCGGCATTGGACATTATCGAAGGCCCACTGATGGACGGGATGAATGTGGTTGGCGAGTTATTTGGCTCAGGAAAGATGTTCCTGCCACAGGTAATTAAATCGGCACGGGTGATGAAAAAGGCCGTTGCTTATTTGTTACCGTATATTGAAGCGGATAAAGTAAAATTCAAAAACAGTACTTCGCAGAAAAAAGTATTGATGGCCACCGTAAAAGGCGATGTACACGACATTGGTAAAAACATTGTTGGCGTGGTACTGGCTTGTAACAACTACGAAATCATCGATTTGGGCGTTATGGTTCCAACGGAAAAAATCCTTGAGGAGGCCATTAAAAACGAGGTTGATGTAATCGGGCTGAGCGGACTTATTACTCCATCGCTCGAAATTATGGTCGATATTGCCAAAGAAATGGAACGTCGCAAAATGAGCATTCCGGTGATGATCGGCGGTGCAACCACTTCAAAAATTCATACGGCTGTTAAAATTGCACCTGAATATTCGGCACCTGTTATTTATGTAAAAGATGCTTCGCTGGCCGTTAATGTGGTTTCGAATCTGGTCTCGAAAAATGAAGTATATATAAATAAAATTGATGCAGAATATGCTCAAATTCGTGAATTTCAAGGGAAACGTAAGGAAAAACAATACCTGAACCTGAAACAAGCTCGCGAAAATAAATTCCCAATTGACTGGAATAACACACCAATTTATAAACCGAACTTTACGGGGGTTAAACATTTGATCGACTTTCCGCTGGAAGAACTTCGGAAATATATCGACTGGACTTTCTTCTTCATTACCTGGGGATTAAAAGGACATTACCCACAGATTTTTGCCGATGAGAAACAGGGCGAAGAGGCTAAAAAGCTTTTCAAAGAAGGGAATGAATTCCTGGATGAAATTATAGAGAAAAAAATGCTGCAGGCCAATGCTGCTTTTGGAATATGGCCGGCGCAATCGGATGGTGACGATGTAGTGCTGTACGAAAATGAATCGTGCAAGAAAGAGCTTGGACGTTTCTATCACCTTCGTCAGCAGGAAAAGAAAAAAGAGAGTGTGGCTAATTTCTGTCTTGCGGATTTTGTTGCGCCAAAAGAATCGGGAAAAGTGGATTATTGTGGTGGTTTTGCAACTACTGCAGGTATTGGTATCGAAAAATGGACCAAACAATTCCGCGAGGAACACAACGATTACAAAGCGATAATGGTGGAAGCACTGGCCGACCGTTTAAGTGAAGCTTTTGCTGAACTGCTTCACCTTGAAATTCGTAAGAATTACTGGGGTTATGCACCCGACGAAAACCTTTCGCTCGACCAAATCCTGAAAATTAAATACCAGGGAATTCGTCCGGCACTGGGCTACCCGGCTTGTCCGGAACACTCTGAAAAAGAGAATTTGTTCAAACTGATCGACGCTGAAAAAATCGGTATTTCACTGACAGAGCACTTTGCTATGTATCCGAATGCATCGGTTTCAGGACAGTACTTCGTGCATCCTGAGTCGCGCTATTTCAGCCTTGAAAAAATCGGCAAAGACCAGATTGAGGATTATGCGAAACGCAAAAACGAATCGGTAGAATTTGTTGAGAAGTTTTTGCCAACAAACCTGAATTACAAATAA
- the metF gene encoding methylenetetrahydrofolate reductase [NAD(P)H], which translates to MKVIDTINQAKKTVFSFELLPPLKGNDVSRLHKTIESLTEFDPKYINITTHRDEIEFKELADGSIVKQTVRKRPGTVAIAADIQHKYGIPVVPHILCGGFTKSETEHVLIDLNFLGINNVLALRGDGLKNQHVFKPTENGHSNANQLVKQIKDLGKGKYLEADLKNNKPLDFCIGVAGYPEKHFEAPNMEQDMAYLKQKVDEGADYIVTQMFFDNQVYYDFVDKCRAEGITVPIIPGIKPINLKNQLTVLPKIFSIDLPQELSKELTKCKNNDDARRVGTEWAIYQSKDLVAHNVPSLHIYTYGISDNVSEIVKAAF; encoded by the coding sequence ATGAAAGTTATAGACACCATAAATCAGGCAAAGAAAACCGTATTTTCTTTTGAACTGTTGCCGCCATTAAAGGGCAACGATGTTTCGCGCCTGCATAAAACGATTGAAAGCTTAACGGAGTTCGATCCGAAATACATCAATATTACCACTCACCGTGACGAGATTGAGTTTAAAGAACTCGCCGACGGAAGCATTGTAAAACAAACGGTGCGCAAACGCCCGGGCACAGTTGCTATTGCTGCCGATATTCAACACAAATACGGAATTCCTGTAGTTCCGCATATTTTATGTGGCGGTTTTACAAAAAGTGAAACCGAGCATGTTTTGATTGACCTTAACTTTCTGGGGATTAACAACGTTCTGGCTTTACGTGGCGACGGTTTAAAAAACCAACATGTGTTTAAACCCACTGAGAATGGCCATTCAAATGCCAACCAGCTGGTAAAACAAATTAAAGATCTTGGAAAAGGTAAATACCTGGAAGCGGATCTGAAAAACAATAAGCCACTTGATTTTTGTATCGGTGTTGCCGGTTATCCGGAAAAACATTTTGAAGCGCCAAACATGGAGCAAGACATGGCTTACCTGAAACAAAAAGTGGACGAAGGAGCCGATTACATTGTGACCCAAATGTTTTTCGACAACCAGGTATATTACGATTTTGTGGACAAATGCCGCGCGGAGGGAATTACAGTGCCTATTATTCCGGGGATTAAGCCTATCAACCTGAAAAACCAGTTAACGGTGCTTCCAAAAATCTTTAGCATCGACTTGCCTCAGGAATTATCAAAAGAGCTGACAAAGTGCAAAAACAACGACGATGCCCGACGTGTAGGAACGGAGTGGGCCATTTACCAATCGAAAGATTTGGTTGCACACAATGTACCATCGTTGCATATTTATACCTATGGTATTTCGGATAATGTTAGTGAAATTGTAAAGGCGGCTTTCTAA
- a CDS encoding DUF4837 family protein: MKRINHLVFLVLVAAIFAGCDSDSTVMYKNITGKAGEMVVVISKDSWNGKPGEVLRESLAQPHAGLPQEEPLFDLINVPHQAFKDIFRSTRNIVQTTISSNVDESGINFTDDVWAYPQATIQIRAKNADEFEKIFNENKDRILSYFVQAEKERITMNYKNTYERAVFNTLNSEFDVTMKVPPGFRIMEKKKDFLWVQFDSPEITQGIVIYSYPYVSDSAFTVGYQLPIRDSILKKYVPGPTDGSYMSTEKRLDQINNVIKHNGNYASEMRGLWRVENDFMGGPYVALSELDASNQRVINAFGFVYAPSKDKRNLLRQVEAMIYSLKLNNQADNDKLNQQDIEIQVEG; the protein is encoded by the coding sequence ATGAAACGTATTAACCACCTTGTTTTTCTAGTGCTCGTTGCAGCAATTTTTGCGGGCTGCGATTCCGACTCAACTGTTATGTACAAGAATATTACCGGTAAAGCCGGTGAAATGGTTGTTGTAATATCAAAAGATTCGTGGAATGGTAAACCCGGAGAAGTTCTTCGGGAGTCATTGGCGCAACCTCATGCGGGGTTACCACAGGAAGAGCCACTTTTCGATTTGATTAACGTTCCACACCAAGCTTTTAAAGATATTTTCAGATCGACCCGAAACATTGTACAAACTACTATTTCTTCGAATGTTGACGAGAGCGGAATTAATTTCACCGACGATGTTTGGGCTTATCCGCAGGCGACCATACAAATTCGCGCTAAAAATGCCGACGAATTTGAAAAGATCTTCAATGAGAACAAGGACAGAATACTATCCTATTTTGTGCAGGCCGAGAAAGAGCGTATAACAATGAATTATAAAAACACCTACGAGAGAGCTGTTTTTAATACGCTGAATAGTGAGTTTGATGTTACGATGAAAGTTCCACCGGGTTTCCGCATCATGGAAAAGAAAAAGGATTTTTTGTGGGTACAATTCGATTCGCCTGAAATTACCCAGGGAATTGTGATTTATTCGTATCCATATGTTTCTGATAGTGCTTTTACCGTTGGGTATCAGTTGCCTATCCGCGACAGTATACTCAAAAAATATGTTCCGGGCCCAACCGACGGAAGTTATATGTCGACAGAAAAACGCCTCGATCAGATTAATAATGTAATCAAGCACAATGGAAATTATGCATCCGAAATGCGTGGTTTATGGCGTGTAGAGAATGATTTTATGGGTGGACCATACGTGGCATTATCGGAATTGGATGCATCGAACCAGCGTGTAATTAACGCTTTTGGGTTTGTGTATGCACCAAGTAAAGATAAACGTAATTTGTTGCGTCAGGTGGAAGCAATGATCTATTCGTTGAAATTAAATAACCAGGCTGATAACGATAAACTAAATCAGCAGGATATTGAAATTCAGGTGGAAGGATAA
- the tatA gene encoding twin-arginine translocase TatA/TatE family subunit encodes MNLFVVAGFIGPQEIIIILIIVLLLFGGRKIPELMKGLGKGMKEFKEATKEDDAEDKKPESEKIDK; translated from the coding sequence ATGAATTTATTTGTAGTTGCAGGATTTATCGGACCTCAGGAAATAATAATCATCTTAATAATAGTTTTACTTCTGTTTGGTGGTCGTAAAATTCCGGAGTTGATGAAAGGACTTGGAAAAGGAATGAAGGAATTTAAAGAAGCCACAAAAGAGGACGATGCTGAGGATAAAAAACCGGAAAGCGAAAAAATCGACAAGTAA
- the rseP gene encoding RIP metalloprotease RseP codes for MESILIKTAQLLLSLSILVVLHEAGHFMFARLFKTRVEKFYLFFNPWFSLFKIKKGETEYGIGWLPLGGYVKISGMIDESMDKEAMKLPPQPWEFRAKPAWQRLLIMVGGVLMNFIFAMVIYIGVLYAWGEQYLPTKNVKYGVVVNETGKELGFKTGDKILTVDNQYIEQFSKIVPTIVLDGAETVQVERNGQKVDVPITGEDLALLLKSKGIWEERVPYDIQIGRLAKDLPAQQAGLEVGDILGNVDGKSFEYYDQFTSYLESKKGEEIAIDITRDGQEMTKTLTVNEDGKMGFNAAFNNPENMFEFKTIKYGFLESIPAGINRGVQTTGNYLKQFKLFFKKETKAYESLGGFATIGNIFSSSWDWAHFWNMTAFISIILAIMNLLPIPALDGGHVMFLFGEMITGRKPGEKFLEYAQIAGMVLLLALVLYANANDIIKMINGTF; via the coding sequence ATGGAGTCGATATTAATTAAAACAGCACAGTTACTCTTAAGTCTGTCAATATTAGTGGTTTTGCACGAAGCCGGCCACTTTATGTTTGCCCGTTTATTTAAAACGCGCGTAGAAAAATTTTACCTCTTTTTTAATCCGTGGTTCTCGCTTTTTAAAATAAAGAAAGGCGAAACCGAATACGGTATCGGTTGGTTACCTCTTGGTGGTTATGTGAAAATTTCGGGAATGATCGATGAATCGATGGATAAAGAAGCTATGAAACTACCACCGCAACCCTGGGAATTTCGTGCAAAACCGGCCTGGCAACGTTTGCTGATTATGGTTGGTGGAGTACTGATGAATTTCATTTTTGCCATGGTAATTTACATTGGGGTGCTTTATGCATGGGGCGAACAGTACCTGCCAACCAAGAATGTAAAATACGGCGTTGTAGTTAACGAAACCGGCAAGGAGCTTGGTTTTAAAACCGGCGACAAAATTCTTACAGTTGACAATCAATACATCGAGCAATTCAGTAAAATTGTACCAACCATTGTTTTAGATGGTGCAGAAACCGTTCAGGTGGAACGCAACGGACAAAAGGTTGATGTGCCGATTACGGGTGAAGACCTGGCGTTATTACTAAAAAGCAAAGGTATTTGGGAGGAGCGTGTACCATACGATATTCAGATCGGACGCTTGGCAAAAGATCTGCCTGCACAACAGGCCGGTCTTGAAGTTGGCGATATTTTAGGAAATGTTGATGGAAAATCGTTTGAATATTACGATCAGTTTACCAGCTACCTTGAATCAAAGAAAGGTGAGGAAATTGCAATCGATATTACCCGCGATGGCCAGGAAATGACTAAAACCCTGACAGTAAATGAAGATGGGAAAATGGGTTTTAATGCTGCATTTAATAATCCTGAAAATATGTTCGAGTTCAAAACCATCAAATATGGTTTCCTTGAATCTATCCCTGCAGGTATCAATAGGGGTGTTCAAACTACCGGAAATTACCTGAAACAATTTAAACTGTTCTTTAAAAAGGAAACAAAAGCATATGAGTCGCTGGGAGGATTTGCAACCATCGGAAATATTTTTTCTTCCTCATGGGATTGGGCGCATTTCTGGAATATGACAGCCTTTATTTCTATTATTTTAGCCATTATGAATCTTTTGCCAATTCCTGCACTGGATGGCGGACACGTAATGTTTTTATTTGGCGAAATGATTACCGGACGAAAACCCGGTGAAAAATTCCTTGAGTATGCACAAATTGCCGGAATGGTATTACTTTTGGCTTTGGTGCTTTATGCCAATGCCAACGATATAATTAAAATGATTAACGGTACATTTTAA